Proteins encoded by one window of Desulfovibrio inopinatus DSM 10711:
- a CDS encoding iron-containing alcohol dehydrogenase produces the protein MHFQFSTASRIQFGCGTIANLCTETAARGKRILLVTGSRPQRHNAIKDDLLAHGLDILVVPIAGEPDTETILEASTCARRDQCDAVVAIGGGSVIDAGKALSALLTNHRNLYDYLEVIGKGMPLENAPAPCIAVPTTAGTGAEVTANAVLASTEHGVKVSMRHKAMIPDLAIVDPELTLDMPPHITASTGMDALTQLLEAMVSRFANPMTTALCREALPRAARSLPIAFANPGNIQAREDMSLAALFSGIALANAKLGAVHGFAAPIGGEFHAAHGAICAALLPAVMETNLTALEQRDPQNPAYGAFIEAAILLSGNPSATVYDSIGFIRSLTEKLHIHGLASIGITDEHHETIATKAARASSMKGNPVELTHDELLAILKKSM, from the coding sequence ATGCACTTTCAGTTCTCGACAGCGTCACGTATTCAATTTGGTTGCGGCACGATCGCTAACCTGTGTACGGAAACAGCAGCCAGAGGGAAACGCATTCTTCTTGTAACGGGAAGTCGTCCTCAACGGCACAACGCCATTAAGGATGATTTGCTTGCTCACGGACTGGATATCCTTGTCGTGCCTATTGCCGGGGAGCCCGATACAGAAACCATTCTTGAAGCAAGCACCTGTGCGCGCCGAGACCAATGCGACGCCGTCGTCGCCATCGGCGGAGGCAGTGTTATCGATGCCGGGAAAGCGCTGTCAGCTCTTTTGACCAACCACCGCAACCTGTATGACTACCTTGAAGTGATCGGAAAAGGGATGCCGTTGGAGAATGCGCCGGCTCCCTGTATTGCTGTCCCGACAACGGCCGGAACGGGAGCCGAAGTGACAGCCAATGCGGTTTTGGCGTCCACGGAGCATGGGGTGAAGGTGAGTATGCGGCATAAAGCCATGATACCCGATCTGGCAATAGTTGATCCGGAACTCACCTTGGATATGCCACCGCATATTACGGCTTCAACAGGTATGGACGCTTTAACGCAGCTTCTCGAAGCTATGGTCTCGCGTTTTGCCAATCCGATGACAACAGCGTTGTGCCGCGAAGCATTGCCTCGAGCCGCCCGATCTTTGCCCATCGCGTTTGCCAACCCCGGAAATATCCAAGCCCGCGAAGATATGAGCCTCGCTGCGCTTTTTTCCGGTATTGCGCTGGCGAATGCGAAACTTGGTGCGGTCCACGGATTTGCCGCACCGATTGGAGGAGAGTTTCATGCTGCACACGGAGCAATTTGCGCGGCTCTGCTTCCGGCTGTCATGGAAACCAACCTTACGGCCTTAGAACAGCGTGACCCGCAAAACCCAGCATATGGAGCGTTCATCGAAGCTGCAATTCTTCTCTCCGGTAATCCCTCAGCCACTGTGTATGATAGCATTGGATTTATCCGGTCTCTTACGGAAAAACTGCATATTCACGGTCTCGCATCCATTGGCATAACAGATGAACATCACGAAACAATCGCCACGAAAGCAGCTCGTGCAAGTAGCATGAAAGGGAATCCGGTAGAACTCACACACGATGAATTACTCGCCATTCTTAAAAAATCGATGTAA
- a CDS encoding serine hydrolase domain-containing protein: MEPKLTAVCDEILAGATSDPTRVPGVVAMATNRSETVYEGAYGKRMLGGKEAMSVDTVFGIFSCTKALTGTVIMQLVEQGMLDLDVPAKEYCPELGDVMVLDGFDDLGEPRLRPPKQPVTTRNLLLHTAGFGYDFFSESYHRLYQKDDIPGIILCRKVSIQMPLLFDPGERWEYGVNMDWAGQVAECITGKRLGELMQLGIFDPLGMQDTGFTMSDSMRERRAVLHQRDAEGILTPLPDLTLPDDPEVHMGGHGLYSTVGDYMRFIRMLLNDGKGEHGRVLAAETVQKMSLNGLGTLKVRPFISADPLLTNSCEVFPGMPKSWGYTFMINDEPAPTGRPAGSLAWAGLANLYYWIDRLNGLGGFWATQILPFADPPSYEGYLGFETAVYDNWQEKS; this comes from the coding sequence ATGGAGCCGAAGCTGACCGCTGTGTGTGATGAGATTTTGGCTGGTGCGACCTCTGACCCTACTCGTGTTCCTGGGGTTGTTGCCATGGCCACCAATCGATCTGAAACAGTGTATGAAGGTGCGTATGGGAAAAGAATGCTCGGGGGGAAAGAAGCCATGTCAGTCGACACGGTTTTCGGCATTTTTTCCTGCACCAAGGCGTTGACTGGAACCGTTATCATGCAGCTTGTCGAGCAGGGGATGCTTGACCTTGATGTCCCGGCGAAAGAGTACTGCCCGGAACTCGGTGACGTCATGGTGCTCGATGGTTTTGATGACTTGGGGGAGCCCAGATTACGACCTCCTAAGCAACCTGTCACGACGCGCAATTTGCTGCTTCACACGGCTGGATTCGGGTACGATTTTTTTAGTGAATCTTATCATCGATTGTATCAGAAGGATGATATCCCTGGCATTATATTATGTCGCAAAGTCTCAATCCAAATGCCGCTTTTGTTCGATCCTGGTGAACGTTGGGAATATGGCGTCAATATGGACTGGGCAGGCCAGGTCGCGGAATGCATTACAGGGAAACGGCTTGGAGAATTGATGCAACTCGGCATCTTCGATCCGTTGGGGATGCAAGATACAGGCTTTACGATGAGCGACTCCATGCGAGAACGCCGTGCTGTGTTGCATCAACGCGACGCAGAAGGAATCCTGACCCCTTTACCGGACTTGACGTTGCCGGATGATCCGGAAGTCCATATGGGCGGCCATGGACTCTACTCAACGGTGGGGGACTATATGCGTTTCATACGGATGTTGCTCAACGACGGCAAAGGAGAACATGGGCGTGTTCTGGCCGCGGAAACGGTGCAAAAGATGAGTCTCAATGGTCTTGGGACATTAAAGGTCCGTCCCTTTATCAGTGCTGATCCTTTGTTGACAAATAGTTGTGAAGTGTTTCCCGGTATGCCCAAGTCATGGGGATATACGTTCATGATTAACGATGAGCCAGCCCCGACAGGGCGTCCAGCCGGAAGTTTGGCCTGGGCCGGATTAGCGAATTTGTATTATTGGATCGACAGGTTGAACGGGCTTGGAGGATTTTGGGCGACGCAAATCCTGCCATTTGCCGATCCTCCCTCATACGAAGGGTATTTGGGATTTGAAACGGCTGTATACGACAATTGGCAAGAGAAATCTTAA
- a CDS encoding AraC family transcriptional regulator, whose translation MLGQTLLLDASGRPLRQKHRTHSRDWDEIRSFCDSVYMPYQVRPLKKDRHPNATMYSTKVGSIVVTKFGYGVPIRLSDFSPEAGNILVLTTLQGTLRHGVERKKHAVTVSGESFVADCSRTEYWLEGDAQHLQYNLTIPHAKMEATALDWLGFIPDDTLWKRKVKFGGVHSSWWAFLAYLMQVISENPPPKKQPHLIAHVEQSLCLQLLVSWTEQAGLDLSPEHWSVAPKYILRAEEYMRAHAQQAPTLSEVARVSGVSIRALSGAFRRYRGMTPYTFLREQRLQGIRKALRRSSENDTISTIVSDWGYCNFGVFAKAYKNRFGELPSETVKRSHYR comes from the coding sequence ATGCTTGGCCAAACGCTTCTTCTCGATGCCTCCGGACGCCCATTACGGCAGAAGCACCGAACCCATTCGCGCGATTGGGATGAAATTCGAAGTTTTTGTGATTCTGTCTATATGCCCTATCAGGTCCGTCCACTGAAAAAAGATCGCCACCCGAACGCGACGATGTATTCAACAAAAGTTGGCAGCATTGTTGTGACAAAGTTCGGCTATGGCGTGCCTATTCGATTAAGTGATTTTTCTCCGGAAGCCGGTAATATTTTGGTGCTTACCACGTTACAGGGGACGCTTCGTCACGGCGTAGAGAGAAAGAAGCATGCGGTCACCGTTTCCGGGGAAAGCTTTGTCGCCGATTGTAGCCGGACAGAATACTGGTTGGAAGGAGATGCGCAACATCTCCAATACAATTTGACGATTCCTCATGCTAAAATGGAAGCAACCGCTTTGGATTGGCTTGGTTTTATTCCTGACGACACATTGTGGAAGCGCAAGGTGAAGTTTGGTGGCGTCCATTCGTCCTGGTGGGCCTTTCTCGCGTACCTCATGCAGGTGATTTCAGAAAATCCACCTCCGAAGAAACAACCGCATCTCATAGCACATGTGGAGCAATCGCTTTGCTTACAACTTCTTGTCTCCTGGACGGAACAAGCTGGCTTGGATTTGTCTCCCGAGCATTGGTCTGTTGCTCCGAAATATATTCTCCGTGCGGAAGAATACATGCGAGCCCATGCGCAGCAGGCACCAACACTTTCGGAAGTGGCTCGCGTATCGGGGGTCAGTATACGTGCGTTGTCAGGGGCTTTCCGTCGGTATCGCGGCATGACGCCCTATACCTTTTTGCGCGAGCAACGGTTGCAGGGCATTCGGAAGGCACTTCGAAGATCTTCGGAGAATGACACTATTTCGACCATCGTCAGTGATTGGGGGTACTGTAACTTTGGTGTTTTTGCCAAGGCGTATAAAAATCGATTTGGCGAATTACCATCTGAAACAGTCAAGCGCTCGCATTATCGTTGA
- the glpK gene encoding glycerol kinase GlpK — protein MGKYVGAVDQGTTSSRFIIFDERGRIKASDQKEHRQIFPKPGWVEHDPMEIWRNTQDVIAGALAKAGIKGSDLAAIGITNQRETTVIWDKYTGEPYYNAIVWQCTRTHEICKSLIADGGQDRFREKTGLPIATYFSGPKIKWILDNVPGTREAIEQGNGLIGTMETWIIWWLTGGPSGGAHVTDVTNASRTMLMDLKTLEWDRDILALLNIPEQGLPRIVPSSDSATWGPTEETGPLGARVPVCGALGDQQAALVGQTCFSVGEAKNTYGTGCFLLLNTGETPVPSNHGLITTLAYQMSGCKPVYCLEGSIAIAGALVQWLRDNLGLIKSAPEVENLAKAVEDNGGVYIVPAFQGLFAPYWRSDARGVMVGLTRYANKHHIARAVLEANAYQTKDIVEAMNKDSGVDLKALKVDGGMVHNDLLMQFQSDVLDVPVIRPTVSETTCLGAAYAAGLAIGFWKDLETLCNNWSINKTWTPSMDAEAREQGYAGWKKAVERTLNWVE, from the coding sequence ATGGGCAAATATGTCGGGGCGGTCGATCAAGGGACGACAAGCAGTCGGTTCATTATTTTCGATGAACGCGGCCGTATAAAGGCTTCGGATCAAAAAGAGCACAGGCAAATTTTCCCCAAACCGGGCTGGGTTGAACATGACCCCATGGAAATATGGCGCAACACTCAGGATGTCATTGCCGGTGCACTCGCCAAGGCGGGTATCAAAGGCTCGGACTTGGCCGCCATAGGGATTACGAATCAGCGCGAAACAACGGTCATTTGGGATAAATATACGGGTGAGCCGTATTATAATGCCATTGTCTGGCAATGCACGCGTACCCATGAGATTTGCAAGAGCCTCATCGCTGATGGGGGACAGGATCGATTCCGTGAAAAAACCGGTCTGCCCATTGCAACGTATTTCAGCGGCCCCAAGATCAAGTGGATTCTCGACAATGTTCCGGGCACACGGGAAGCCATAGAGCAAGGGAATGGGCTTATCGGCACCATGGAAACCTGGATTATCTGGTGGTTGACCGGCGGTCCGAGCGGGGGAGCCCATGTCACGGATGTGACCAATGCCAGCCGCACCATGCTTATGGACTTGAAAACGCTGGAATGGGATCGTGATATCCTGGCGCTTTTGAATATTCCTGAACAGGGATTGCCGCGCATCGTCCCCTCGAGCGATTCCGCGACATGGGGACCGACCGAGGAAACCGGGCCACTTGGCGCACGGGTTCCGGTCTGCGGCGCTTTGGGAGACCAACAAGCTGCACTTGTCGGTCAAACGTGTTTTTCTGTTGGTGAAGCCAAAAACACCTACGGGACGGGTTGCTTTCTTTTGCTCAATACCGGGGAGACTCCGGTTCCCTCGAATCATGGATTGATTACGACTTTGGCCTATCAGATGAGCGGATGCAAACCGGTGTATTGCCTGGAGGGCTCCATTGCTATTGCCGGGGCTCTAGTTCAGTGGCTTCGTGACAATCTTGGTCTCATTAAGTCGGCACCAGAAGTGGAAAACCTGGCCAAAGCCGTTGAGGATAATGGTGGCGTTTATATCGTGCCGGCATTTCAAGGGTTGTTCGCCCCATATTGGCGCTCCGACGCCCGCGGGGTTATGGTCGGGTTAACGCGATATGCCAATAAACATCACATTGCGCGTGCCGTCCTTGAGGCGAATGCGTATCAGACGAAAGATATTGTTGAAGCCATGAATAAAGATTCCGGCGTGGATCTCAAGGCCTTGAAGGTGGACGGCGGTATGGTCCACAATGATTTGCTCATGCAATTTCAGTCTGATGTTCTTGACGTGCCGGTCATTCGCCCGACGGTTTCGGAAACGACTTGTCTCGGTGCGGCCTATGCGGCCGGCCTGGCTATCGGTTTTTGGAAAGACCTTGAGACACTCTGCAATAATTGGTCGATTAATAAGACCTGGACACCGTCCATGGATGCTGAAGCACGAGAACAGGGATATGCCGGCTGGAAAAAAGCCGTTGAACGAACATTGAACTGGGTCGAATAA
- the glpB gene encoding glycerol-3-phosphate dehydrogenase subunit GlpB gives MDETRSPVYDVMILGSGYAGLAAALFAQKAGLKVALCGGAGAIDFSTGCIDLMAVVDGKRFDDPYEAITQVVKSNPEHPFGRMAQEEIETALTEFTGFLGSIGLPYVHSFGRNQRMVTFAGSIRRTYSVPMMSASCVAALAATAPTLFVDFAGLKGFSANQIVETRKADWPGLRSLRVRFPKPEGEFYPEAIARNLDFPNKREALADMVREHVHDVEYIGFPAVLGYTDPPAAIAHLEELLGRPVFEIPVMPPAISGARIRGIFERHMPTMGIELYPQKTVESVRVDENGEIEFSIGKKYPKTVRSRTTLLATGRFFSKGIRADRHTVRESVFDLPVVQPAVRADWFKPDFFDPGGHGLHYAGIATDNLFRPCDENGQPMLQNLYAAGSILAGNDWSRNKSGAGFAIATAWKAVECLRAERSR, from the coding sequence ATGGACGAGACACGCTCCCCCGTTTATGATGTTATGATTTTGGGGTCGGGCTATGCCGGTCTGGCCGCGGCGTTGTTTGCCCAAAAAGCCGGTTTAAAAGTTGCCCTGTGTGGCGGAGCCGGCGCGATTGATTTTTCAACGGGCTGTATCGATCTTATGGCTGTTGTCGATGGAAAACGGTTCGATGATCCCTACGAAGCGATTACTCAGGTTGTGAAAAGCAACCCGGAACATCCTTTTGGCCGCATGGCACAAGAAGAGATTGAGACGGCCTTGACGGAATTTACCGGTTTTCTCGGTTCGATCGGTTTGCCGTACGTTCATTCATTTGGCCGTAACCAACGCATGGTGACGTTTGCTGGATCGATTCGACGCACATACAGTGTCCCGATGATGAGCGCTTCATGCGTCGCCGCATTGGCGGCAACAGCACCGACCTTGTTTGTCGATTTTGCCGGACTTAAAGGATTCAGTGCCAATCAAATTGTCGAGACGAGAAAAGCGGATTGGCCCGGGCTACGGTCACTTCGTGTCCGATTTCCCAAACCGGAAGGGGAGTTTTACCCGGAGGCCATTGCGCGGAACCTCGATTTTCCGAACAAGCGAGAAGCCTTGGCCGACATGGTGCGCGAGCACGTACACGATGTTGAATATATAGGATTTCCGGCTGTTTTGGGGTATACAGACCCACCGGCAGCCATTGCTCACCTTGAGGAACTGCTTGGTCGACCGGTTTTTGAAATTCCTGTCATGCCACCGGCGATCAGTGGCGCACGTATTCGGGGGATATTCGAGCGCCATATGCCAACCATGGGGATCGAACTGTATCCACAAAAGACCGTGGAGTCCGTTCGGGTTGACGAAAATGGGGAAATCGAATTCAGCATTGGCAAGAAGTATCCCAAAACGGTTCGTTCCCGCACTACACTGTTGGCAACCGGCCGTTTTTTCAGCAAAGGAATTCGTGCCGATCGGCATACGGTCCGTGAGTCCGTATTTGATCTTCCAGTTGTGCAACCCGCAGTTCGTGCTGACTGGTTCAAGCCGGACTTTTTTGATCCAGGCGGGCATGGATTACACTATGCCGGTATTGCGACAGACAATCTGTTTCGGCCGTGCGATGAAAACGGGCAACCTATGTTGCAAAACCTTTATGCAGCAGGATCGATACTTGCCGGAAATGATTGGTCACGGAATAAATCCGGCGCCGGGTTCGCCATTGCAACGGCGTGGAAAGCGGTGGAGTGTTTACGCGCCGAGAGAAGTCGCTAA
- the glpA gene encoding anaerobic glycerol-3-phosphate dehydrogenase subunit GlpA, producing the protein MIETIPVLVIGGGSTGTGIARDLALRGVPCLLIEKRDINSGASGGNHGLLHSGARYVASDMEAAVECRDEGDILRRVAPQCIDDCGGLFVAVPGDDEGYIADFPGLCDRSGIGCKALDPQEARELEPVLAESLVAAYRVQDASIDPFMLSLDNMAHAMELGARVRRNTRVTGFDIENGCIKRVRCCDDTSEREIIIEPELVVNASGAWAGLVAAMAGAQIEILYSMGELLVTQDRLATRVINRLRPASDSDILVPGGAVSILGTTSVRIDHPDLCRPSIAEADAIIDDAKAMVPLLETTRYIRAYSGVRPLVKSGNAGDDRSVSRGFALIDHAHDGVENFVTITGGKLTTYRLMAEKTCDLVCAKLGVSTPCSTQTEPLPASEKAMWTEPGRAPRTWVDKKSSTDLILCECEMVSAGVIASIVDNMGEMRGRSLLKAVGQRSRVGKGPCQGGLCGLRITGHLYDSGRVTDHHGLHELRRFVERRWRGFAPVLWGASLRQAELQDALYCGMLDLELEDESAS; encoded by the coding sequence ATGATTGAAACAATTCCAGTTCTTGTCATCGGTGGAGGATCCACCGGTACCGGCATCGCCCGTGATCTCGCGTTACGCGGTGTCCCCTGTTTGCTTATTGAAAAACGCGACATCAATTCCGGAGCTTCCGGGGGGAATCACGGTTTACTGCATAGCGGAGCGCGCTATGTTGCTTCGGATATGGAAGCAGCAGTCGAGTGCCGTGATGAAGGAGATATTTTACGGCGCGTCGCACCACAGTGCATTGACGACTGTGGTGGATTATTTGTTGCCGTTCCCGGAGATGATGAAGGCTATATTGCCGATTTTCCCGGGCTTTGTGATCGAAGCGGTATCGGATGCAAGGCGCTCGATCCTCAGGAAGCACGGGAACTCGAACCCGTCCTCGCCGAATCGCTTGTTGCAGCATATCGTGTTCAAGACGCTTCCATTGATCCGTTCATGTTATCTTTGGATAATATGGCCCACGCCATGGAGCTCGGTGCACGTGTTCGACGGAATACCCGCGTCACCGGCTTCGATATCGAAAACGGGTGTATCAAACGGGTGAGGTGTTGTGATGACACATCCGAACGCGAAATCATTATTGAGCCCGAACTTGTCGTGAATGCGTCGGGAGCGTGGGCTGGATTGGTCGCAGCAATGGCTGGGGCGCAGATTGAGATTTTATACTCAATGGGGGAACTGCTCGTCACGCAAGACCGGTTGGCAACTCGCGTCATCAACCGTCTTCGTCCCGCTTCGGATTCCGATATCCTTGTCCCTGGAGGCGCCGTCTCCATTCTTGGCACGACGTCCGTGCGTATAGATCATCCGGACCTTTGTCGGCCCAGTATTGCTGAAGCCGATGCAATTATTGATGATGCCAAGGCCATGGTCCCATTGTTGGAAACTACTCGATATATCCGCGCTTATTCCGGGGTTCGTCCATTGGTCAAATCGGGAAATGCCGGAGACGACCGGAGTGTTAGTCGTGGTTTTGCACTGATCGACCATGCGCACGATGGAGTCGAAAATTTTGTCACGATTACTGGGGGCAAGCTCACTACATATCGCCTCATGGCGGAAAAGACGTGTGATCTTGTCTGTGCCAAACTTGGGGTGAGTACACCGTGCTCGACTCAAACAGAACCACTACCTGCATCGGAAAAGGCAATGTGGACCGAACCGGGCAGGGCACCGCGGACGTGGGTGGACAAGAAAAGCTCCACTGACCTCATTTTGTGTGAATGTGAAATGGTCTCTGCTGGGGTGATTGCCTCCATTGTCGACAATATGGGGGAGATGCGAGGACGGAGCCTCCTCAAGGCAGTGGGGCAGCGTTCACGCGTTGGCAAGGGGCCGTGTCAAGGCGGGTTGTGCGGGTTGCGCATAACAGGTCATCTCTATGATTCCGGCCGGGTGACCGATCATCATGGACTTCATGAATTGCGACGATTTGTTGAACGTCGTTGGCGAGGTTTTGCCCCTGTTTTATGGGGAGCATCCTTGCGTCAAGCTGAGCTGCAGGACGCGTTATATTGCGGCATGCTTGATCTCGAACTTGAGGATGAATCCGCGTCATAA
- a CDS encoding DeoR/GlpR family DNA-binding transcription regulator, producing MSDSPTLSPAGHVRDDSAKHAAVRQRHEQMVHLVQEMGFATIGALAEHFDVTPQTVRRDINTLSDLGLLQRYHGGAGPSVSTENVDYSSRQVICRAEKRRIGELCAEHIPNRSSLFINIGTTTEEVAKALARHSKLRVITNNLNVAGILSDNENIEIIVAGGVIRHRDRGIVGESAVDFIKQFKVDYGIIGISGVDMDGTMLDFDYREVRAAKAIMENSRKTFLVTDHTKFGRNAMVRLGSIREVHAVFTDKIPPQSVLDEMDRGDTKLFVANMVS from the coding sequence ATGTCCGACTCCCCAACCCTCTCTCCGGCTGGACACGTCCGTGACGACTCAGCCAAACACGCTGCCGTCAGACAACGTCATGAACAAATGGTGCACCTTGTCCAAGAGATGGGATTCGCCACAATTGGAGCGTTGGCAGAGCATTTCGACGTAACCCCTCAAACCGTTCGGCGAGACATCAATACCCTGAGTGATCTCGGATTGTTACAGCGATATCATGGTGGAGCCGGGCCATCCGTCAGCACGGAAAATGTGGACTACTCAAGCCGCCAAGTCATTTGTCGTGCGGAAAAACGTCGCATCGGAGAATTGTGCGCTGAACACATCCCCAACCGCTCTTCGCTCTTCATCAATATCGGTACAACCACAGAGGAAGTGGCCAAAGCACTTGCCCGCCACAGCAAGCTTCGGGTGATCACAAACAACCTCAATGTAGCGGGAATTCTCAGCGATAACGAAAATATCGAAATCATCGTTGCGGGCGGTGTCATCCGCCATCGCGACAGAGGAATCGTTGGAGAATCGGCCGTAGACTTCATCAAACAATTCAAAGTGGATTACGGTATCATCGGGATAAGCGGCGTCGACATGGACGGCACCATGCTCGACTTCGATTACCGTGAAGTGCGCGCCGCGAAAGCCATTATGGAAAATTCTCGAAAGACTTTTCTCGTGACCGACCACACCAAATTCGGACGTAACGCCATGGTTCGGCTTGGCAGCATCCGTGAAGTACATGCTGTTTTTACAGACAAAATTCCACCGCAAAGTGTGCTGGACGAGATGGACCGCGGCGACACCAAGTTATTTGTTGCCAATATGGTAAGCTAA